A window of Exiguobacterium sp. FSL W8-0210 contains these coding sequences:
- a CDS encoding winged helix-turn-helix transcriptional regulator, translating into MPYLNEFDATMRQIQGKWKVMILYELHEEGAVRFNTLERYIQDVSPKTLTQQLKQLEQDGLITRTVYPEIPPRVEYALSAKGTSLIPLLDAICDWGLATTPRNQLCDEEAPAP; encoded by the coding sequence ATGCCGTATCTAAATGAGTTCGATGCGACGATGCGTCAGATTCAAGGCAAGTGGAAAGTGATGATCTTGTACGAGCTGCATGAGGAAGGCGCGGTACGTTTTAATACACTGGAGCGTTATATCCAGGACGTCTCACCGAAGACGCTGACACAGCAGCTGAAGCAACTCGAACAAGATGGCTTGATTACGCGGACCGTCTACCCGGAAATCCCACCTCGTGTTGAGTATGCGTTAAGTGCGAAAGGTACGTCCTTGATTCCACTACTCGATGCGATCTGCGACTGGGGACTCGCGACGACACCACGCAACCAATTATGCGACGAGGAAGCCCCTGCTCCATGA
- a CDS encoding ComEC/Rec2 family competence protein, translated as MKWGSTILLALCLIVIFYTTRDEEPPAPTAGQMEVYGFDVGQGDSTFIRTKEDAILIDGGNNGKGEDVVRYLQELGVKRLTAVIATHPDADHIGGLDTVLDAFPVDSVYAPRVTHTTETYRDFLLAVKREGVTIKSVKAGLEIPSEAARFTFLAPLTDGTQDLNSWSAVLRVEHGQDRFLFMGDAPIRTERQLLESDVDLSTDVLKLGHHGADTSSSLAFLKAVDPKRALISAGKDNAYRHPRPSVLQELKTERITIDRTDQSGTIQYISTGDGIKESNRTDLRPE; from the coding sequence TTGAAGTGGGGATCAACGATTCTGTTAGCACTCTGCCTGATTGTCATCTTCTACACGACCCGGGATGAAGAGCCCCCTGCCCCAACCGCGGGACAAATGGAGGTATATGGTTTTGACGTCGGTCAAGGGGATAGCACGTTCATCCGGACGAAGGAAGACGCGATCTTGATTGACGGTGGGAATAACGGCAAAGGCGAAGATGTCGTCCGCTACCTGCAAGAATTGGGTGTCAAACGCTTAACAGCAGTCATCGCGACACATCCGGACGCCGATCATATCGGTGGACTTGATACCGTCCTCGATGCCTTTCCAGTCGATAGCGTCTATGCCCCTCGTGTCACGCATACGACAGAGACATACCGCGATTTCCTCCTTGCCGTCAAGCGCGAAGGGGTGACGATCAAGTCGGTTAAGGCAGGTCTTGAGATACCGAGTGAAGCCGCACGCTTTACGTTCCTTGCGCCCCTAACGGACGGAACGCAGGATCTCAACAGTTGGAGTGCCGTTCTGCGGGTCGAACATGGACAGGATCGGTTCCTCTTCATGGGTGACGCTCCGATCCGGACGGAACGACAATTGCTCGAGTCAGATGTCGATCTTAGCACCGATGTCTTGAAGCTTGGGCATCACGGAGCAGACACATCGTCCTCCCTGGCCTTCCTAAAAGCCGTTGATCCGAAGCGAGCGTTGATCTCAGCCGGGAAGGACAATGCCTATCGTCACCCACGCCCCTCCGTCTTACAGGAGCTAAAGACAGAACGGATTACGATTGACCGGACCGATCAAAGTGGAACGATCCAGTATATCTCGACCGGTGACGGCATCAAGGAATCGAACCGGACCGATTTACGGCCGGAATAA
- a CDS encoding AAA family ATPase, which yields MFQTLRTSLKQSVLGQDDVIDHLLMGLLAEGHVLLEDRPGTGKTTLAKALAQTLEAKFSRVQCTADTLPTDLLGMELFNPLTGSFEQRFGPLFANIVLVDEINRTTPRTQSALLEAMAEGQVTIGDTSYTLPQHFLVIATQNPFDGHGTFPLPHAQLDRFLFKLSFAPLTRQAEKALLRGVHLTAAELQIPLEQLNDWKEEVVAVSIEDSVENYLLDVCDALRAHRDVEIGPSPRATLALLKAAKARAWMQERTYVTPEDVKHLATPLLAHRLVLTLEATLKLSNERLVEQVLDSLTVPTEV from the coding sequence ATGTTTCAAACGTTACGTACATCACTCAAACAATCTGTCCTTGGTCAGGACGATGTGATTGATCATTTATTGATGGGCTTACTCGCAGAAGGTCATGTGTTGCTCGAAGACCGTCCGGGGACCGGTAAGACGACATTAGCAAAAGCACTGGCGCAGACACTCGAAGCGAAGTTCTCACGTGTTCAATGTACAGCGGATACGTTACCGACCGACCTACTTGGGATGGAGCTGTTCAACCCGCTGACAGGATCGTTTGAACAACGGTTTGGTCCGCTGTTCGCGAACATCGTCCTCGTCGATGAAATCAACCGGACGACTCCACGGACACAGTCAGCATTGCTCGAGGCAATGGCGGAAGGGCAAGTGACGATCGGGGATACATCTTATACGTTACCGCAACACTTTCTTGTCATCGCGACACAAAATCCGTTCGATGGACACGGTACATTCCCATTACCGCATGCCCAACTCGACCGTTTCTTGTTCAAGTTATCGTTCGCTCCGCTGACACGTCAAGCGGAAAAAGCATTATTACGCGGGGTGCACTTAACAGCAGCCGAACTACAGATTCCGCTCGAACAACTCAATGACTGGAAAGAGGAAGTCGTTGCCGTCTCGATCGAGGATAGCGTCGAAAACTACTTACTCGATGTCTGTGACGCACTCCGCGCCCATCGTGACGTTGAGATCGGACCGAGTCCACGAGCGACGCTCGCACTCTTAAAAGCAGCAAAAGCACGGGCCTGGATGCAGGAGCGGACGTACGTCACACCAGAGGACGTCAAGCACTTGGCGACGCCATTGCTTGCCCACCGTCTCGTCTTGACGCTCGAAGCGACGCTGAAGCTATCGAACGAACGTCTCGTCGAGCAAGTCCTCGATTCACTCACTGTTCCGACTGAGGTGTAA
- a CDS encoding SDR family oxidoreductase, with the protein MKTGFIAITGATSGIGHAIARTFIQKGYRVLLLGRRIDRLTSLASDDVLIRQVAATDRVALDAALADATEAFGPVEAIINNAGRMLLGQIETQDAEEWEEMFDVNALGVLHGMQAVLPSMVERKTGTIINISSIAGKKTFADHAAYVGTKFAVHAMSENVRGEVVSHGVRVMTIAPGVVETELLGHTTSDAIKDGYNKWKQSIDGGLDPQVVADTVLFAFEQPQHVNIREIVLAPTKQLD; encoded by the coding sequence ATGAAAACAGGATTCATTGCCATCACCGGTGCTACGTCAGGAATCGGGCATGCGATTGCGCGAACGTTCATTCAGAAAGGGTACCGCGTCTTATTGCTCGGACGACGGATTGATCGTCTTACGAGCCTTGCTTCAGACGATGTCTTGATCCGCCAAGTCGCAGCCACCGACCGAGTTGCCCTCGATGCTGCTTTAGCAGACGCGACGGAAGCGTTCGGACCGGTCGAAGCCATCATCAATAATGCAGGACGGATGTTACTCGGTCAAATCGAGACACAAGACGCGGAAGAATGGGAAGAGATGTTTGACGTCAACGCGCTCGGTGTCTTACACGGCATGCAAGCCGTCCTTCCCTCGATGGTAGAGCGCAAGACCGGCACGATCATCAATATCAGTTCGATTGCGGGTAAAAAGACGTTCGCAGACCATGCCGCGTACGTCGGTACGAAATTCGCCGTCCACGCGATGAGTGAGAACGTCCGAGGTGAAGTCGTGTCTCACGGTGTCCGCGTCATGACGATCGCACCAGGTGTCGTCGAGACGGAATTACTCGGTCATACGACAAGTGATGCGATCAAGGACGGCTATAACAAATGGAAACAGTCGATTGACGGTGGACTCGATCCGCAAGTCGTCGCGGACACCGTCTTATTCGCCTTCGAGCAACCGCAACATGTGAACATCCGGGAAATCGTCTTAGCCCCGACGAAACAACTCGATTGA
- a CDS encoding DUF58 domain-containing protein, whose product MQLIIPKGFNLIILTMTGASGVIVGLYGPVWIAALLLAYTLYGWVMPYYLEYVAKRIRVRLLETVRAFREETIQIPFELSNPTKLPLGRITISGLLGDQIKLPDASSQFWRQHLYVSKQTIVPFSIDVIAAHRGTIRIQSFDVMILDPFHLITIYVTLDIQELGHVFPDFAPASVEWNERMIPGETIDRSSPFTDRSSFHSVVPYSGDAKSIYWSAYAKTNELYSYQYDRKRNHDYAVIVDGLSADGLALRSDFEKLLSRAATIIRELEKQGASYSLWISMVNRSGQWYHVPSGMGKHQFLRTMECLARISEYDLPLERRYFTKRLQRSVPSTTAEIHLGHRQKGVSA is encoded by the coding sequence ATGCAATTGATCATACCAAAAGGCTTTAACCTCATCATTCTTACGATGACAGGTGCAAGCGGCGTCATCGTGGGACTCTATGGTCCTGTCTGGATTGCGGCTTTATTACTCGCCTATACATTATATGGCTGGGTGATGCCGTATTATCTCGAATACGTTGCGAAGCGGATTCGCGTCCGCCTCCTTGAGACGGTTCGCGCTTTTCGAGAGGAAACGATCCAGATACCGTTCGAATTGTCGAACCCAACGAAGTTACCACTCGGTCGCATCACGATTTCTGGCTTGCTCGGGGATCAGATCAAGCTTCCTGATGCGAGTAGTCAATTTTGGCGTCAACACTTATATGTCAGCAAACAGACGATTGTGCCGTTTTCAATCGATGTCATTGCCGCTCACCGGGGAACGATTCGGATTCAGTCGTTTGACGTCATGATCTTGGATCCGTTTCATTTGATCACAATCTATGTGACGCTTGATATCCAAGAGCTGGGTCACGTCTTCCCTGACTTTGCACCAGCGTCAGTCGAGTGGAATGAGCGGATGATTCCCGGTGAGACGATTGATCGCTCGAGTCCGTTCACCGATCGCTCGAGTTTCCACTCCGTCGTCCCCTACTCCGGAGATGCGAAGTCGATCTACTGGTCCGCTTATGCGAAGACGAATGAGCTGTACTCGTATCAATATGATCGGAAACGTAACCATGATTATGCCGTCATCGTCGATGGCTTGTCCGCAGACGGACTCGCCCTCCGCTCGGACTTCGAGAAACTATTATCGCGTGCCGCGACGATCATCCGTGAACTCGAGAAACAAGGGGCTTCCTACAGCCTCTGGATTTCGATGGTCAACCGATCCGGTCAGTGGTACCATGTTCCGTCTGGTATGGGAAAACATCAATTCCTACGGACGATGGAATGCCTTGCCCGGATTTCCGAATACGATCTACCGCTCGAGCGACGGTACTTCACGAAGCGATTGCAACGTAGTGTGCCGTCGACGACGGCGGAGATTCATCTCGGTCACCGGCAGAAAGGAGTGAGCGCATGA
- a CDS encoding helix-turn-helix transcriptional regulator — protein sequence MSNEKLTNRDRLLAVREIFERQSDEDHTLTLEELSMELSKRGLIEKLSRKSLKDDIAALAKSGFDVVAEETKNGLAIPYHLVSRPFEHHQLRLLVDAIASAKFISESETTSLVQTIQSLTSDKMAESLQPVLHTVKKPKGMTSRSIDTIQKAISDGFVISFQYQGKFNERTRKFELRKDGEHYLVSPAHLLMDNGNYYLIGRDERIKEIRTYRVDRIVDCKAFEPMEEPVHVEPSYLSNMFNMYGGENEQLTLKFQESLMPTVVDRFGTDIRCRRLDDLWFEVKVDALFSDGFMMWLIQFGNQAEIIAPVERRETFKNKVAGLATMYQVVTPAL from the coding sequence GTGTCTAACGAAAAATTAACGAACCGTGACCGCTTACTTGCTGTACGAGAAATCTTCGAACGTCAGTCGGATGAAGACCATACGTTAACGCTTGAGGAATTGAGCATGGAACTCTCGAAACGAGGACTGATCGAGAAGCTATCCCGAAAATCGTTGAAGGATGATATTGCGGCACTTGCCAAATCAGGTTTCGACGTCGTGGCGGAAGAGACGAAGAATGGACTTGCCATTCCGTATCATCTCGTCAGTCGTCCTTTTGAGCATCATCAGCTCCGATTGCTGGTCGATGCCATCGCCAGTGCGAAGTTCATCTCGGAGAGTGAGACGACGTCTCTCGTTCAAACGATTCAGTCGTTGACGAGTGATAAGATGGCGGAATCACTCCAACCGGTGCTACATACTGTCAAAAAACCAAAAGGAATGACGTCCCGCTCGATCGATACGATCCAGAAAGCCATCAGCGATGGTTTCGTCATCAGTTTCCAGTACCAAGGAAAGTTCAATGAACGGACGCGGAAGTTCGAGTTACGGAAGGATGGCGAGCATTATCTCGTTTCTCCGGCTCACCTGTTGATGGATAACGGAAATTACTATTTGATTGGACGCGATGAGCGGATCAAAGAGATCCGGACGTACCGGGTCGACCGAATCGTCGATTGTAAAGCGTTCGAACCGATGGAAGAACCGGTTCACGTCGAGCCGAGTTACTTAAGTAACATGTTCAACATGTACGGGGGAGAAAACGAGCAATTGACGCTTAAATTCCAGGAGAGTCTGATGCCAACCGTCGTCGACCGGTTCGGGACAGATATCCGCTGCCGTCGCCTCGATGACCTCTGGTTCGAGGTCAAGGTCGATGCGCTCTTTTCCGACGGGTTCATGATGTGGCTGATTCAATTCGGCAACCAGGCGGAAATCATCGCACCTGTCGAACGTCGGGAGACATTCAAGAACAAGGTGGCAGGTCTTGCGACGATGTACCAAGTCGTAACACCTGCTCTTTAA
- a CDS encoding FTR1 family protein — protein sequence MRYLRNLVLVLVLLIAGQNSVPVHAASTDDLYVAIGQALSAIASEDRAALNQAIDELGQAAQDLPDQQAAITKAVKQVDTQREATFPEVRDQLKALSAAVRNQEEATKPKTDPVAKAKVKQLLSLTKEMRQVKAGDRPTAEQRLLTAWATHESLVRNDSVGHYGNIEMALASIRIAAARKPSDTKEWKAALDQFDTAVQSFLDGKQVQAKKTGLQSLLTPLEEAQTALAANELPKAKEALEAFLKTWPRAEGEVRTRNEGLYSQLESDVPLLLARLKPETREKTAQELQSFENAIAQLQTKTHYTFVDAMLVMLREGLEALLIVSALVAFARKSRTKQEGKVWAGAGLGLIASGLLALILQTVFQASFAATGREQIEGYTGIVAVVVMLFVGYWLHSKSAVAKRKHFLSTLSTTSLFFVSFLTIFREGAETLLFYIGMAPAMTKTALLSGIGLAIVIIGLVSYAVIQIGVRLPIHRLFQVASWLIYLMAFKILGTSLHALQLTNVLPIHPINGLGTAGWIGFYPTLETLLPQIVLMILIALFTIWQKRRASLIQTAA from the coding sequence ATGCGTTATTTGCGTAATCTCGTCCTTGTACTTGTACTCCTTATAGCCGGTCAAAACTCGGTGCCTGTCCATGCTGCTTCGACGGATGATCTTTATGTCGCGATTGGACAAGCCCTGTCTGCCATCGCAAGTGAAGATCGCGCGGCACTGAATCAAGCAATCGATGAACTAGGACAAGCTGCTCAAGACTTACCTGATCAACAAGCGGCAATCACGAAAGCCGTGAAACAGGTCGATACGCAACGGGAGGCAACGTTTCCGGAAGTCCGCGATCAATTGAAGGCTCTCTCTGCTGCCGTCCGGAATCAAGAAGAAGCAACGAAACCGAAGACGGATCCGGTCGCGAAAGCAAAGGTGAAGCAATTGCTTTCGTTGACGAAAGAAATGCGGCAGGTCAAAGCGGGCGACCGTCCGACAGCGGAGCAACGGTTGTTGACCGCATGGGCGACGCACGAGAGTCTTGTTCGCAACGACAGTGTCGGTCACTATGGCAACATCGAGATGGCACTTGCGTCAATCCGGATCGCGGCAGCGCGAAAACCTTCGGATACGAAGGAATGGAAAGCCGCACTTGATCAGTTCGATACGGCCGTCCAGTCCTTCCTCGACGGAAAGCAGGTCCAGGCGAAGAAAACGGGACTGCAGTCACTGCTGACGCCACTTGAGGAGGCGCAAACCGCACTTGCGGCAAATGAACTGCCGAAAGCAAAAGAAGCGCTTGAAGCGTTTCTGAAAACTTGGCCACGTGCGGAAGGTGAGGTTCGGACACGTAATGAAGGTCTCTATTCCCAGCTTGAATCCGATGTACCACTGTTACTTGCCCGACTGAAGCCGGAAACGCGTGAAAAGACGGCACAAGAACTCCAGTCGTTTGAGAATGCTATCGCACAATTACAAACGAAGACGCATTATACGTTCGTCGATGCAATGCTCGTCATGCTGCGGGAAGGTCTCGAAGCGTTATTGATCGTCAGCGCGCTTGTTGCTTTCGCGCGGAAAAGTCGAACCAAACAAGAAGGTAAGGTTTGGGCAGGCGCCGGGCTTGGTCTGATCGCAAGCGGTCTGTTAGCGCTTATCCTCCAAACCGTCTTCCAGGCCTCGTTCGCAGCGACAGGTCGGGAACAAATCGAAGGCTATACAGGAATCGTCGCGGTCGTCGTCATGTTATTCGTCGGCTACTGGTTGCACTCGAAAAGCGCCGTCGCGAAACGCAAACACTTTTTGTCGACGCTTTCGACGACGTCCTTGTTCTTCGTCAGCTTCTTGACGATCTTCCGAGAAGGCGCCGAGACGTTGTTATTTTATATCGGAATGGCACCAGCGATGACGAAGACTGCCTTGTTATCCGGGATTGGTCTCGCAATCGTCATCATCGGTCTCGTCTCGTATGCGGTCATTCAGATCGGTGTCCGTTTACCGATTCATCGCCTGTTCCAAGTCGCATCCTGGTTAATCTATCTGATGGCGTTCAAGATTCTTGGTACGAGTCTGCACGCGTTGCAGCTGACGAACGTCTTACCGATTCATCCGATCAATGGACTCGGAACTGCCGGGTGGATTGGCTTTTATCCGACGCTCGAGACGCTCCTCCCGCAAATCGTCCTGATGATTCTGATTGCCTTGTTTACAATTTGGCAAAAGCGGCGTGCGTCTTTAATCCAGACTGCTGCTTAA
- the efeB gene encoding iron uptake transporter deferrochelatase/peroxidase subunit codes for MKPIQEGVTRRDVLKVAGLTSLGAALYASGLEKFLPRTLTVEASDQEPFYGTYQAGILTPPQNHVQVVAFDIKTERRDELVDLLKRWTRLCARLAAGLPYGDSDSRYVPPEDTGEADGLSAGHLTFTFGCGPSLFDGRFGIQHKRPEALKPLPTFDLDRLDEKWGGGDLVVQVCGDDAQVVFHAIRNLVRVGRGTVAMRWSQAGFQRSKAADASGGTPRNLFGFKDGTGNPDVSKQQVRKESLFCQWQDGTPWLTNGSFLVVRRIQMHLEVWDRTILKEQERTFGRERASGAPLGSTDEFASVTPAKRQARGEAALPVDSHTAVAHGDGKTAILRRSYSYQDGIDEKTGALDAGLLFLSYQRSPKQFIAIQRRLAAQDRLNEYITHRGSAIFACFGGISKGGYIGDALFA; via the coding sequence ATGAAACCAATCCAAGAAGGCGTCACGCGGCGTGACGTCCTGAAGGTCGCAGGCTTGACGAGTCTCGGGGCCGCCCTGTATGCCAGTGGTCTTGAGAAGTTTCTTCCACGGACATTGACTGTTGAAGCAAGTGATCAAGAGCCGTTCTACGGGACGTATCAAGCAGGCATTTTGACACCACCACAAAACCACGTCCAAGTCGTAGCGTTTGATATCAAGACGGAGCGACGCGATGAACTCGTTGATTTATTAAAACGCTGGACACGGTTATGTGCCCGACTTGCGGCTGGGTTACCATATGGCGATTCCGACTCCCGTTACGTCCCACCGGAAGATACGGGGGAAGCGGACGGATTATCGGCCGGTCATTTGACGTTTACGTTCGGGTGCGGTCCAAGTCTATTTGACGGTCGCTTTGGTATTCAGCATAAACGACCGGAGGCGCTTAAACCGTTGCCGACGTTCGATCTCGATCGTTTAGATGAAAAATGGGGCGGAGGTGATCTTGTCGTTCAAGTTTGCGGTGATGATGCGCAAGTCGTCTTCCATGCAATTCGTAACCTCGTCCGTGTCGGGCGCGGAACGGTCGCGATGCGATGGTCGCAAGCTGGCTTCCAGCGCAGTAAAGCAGCAGATGCCTCTGGCGGGACGCCGCGCAATCTATTCGGCTTCAAGGATGGCACGGGAAATCCCGACGTCTCGAAGCAACAAGTCCGGAAAGAATCGCTCTTTTGTCAGTGGCAGGACGGGACGCCGTGGTTAACGAACGGCTCGTTCCTCGTCGTCCGCCGCATTCAGATGCATCTCGAGGTCTGGGACCGGACGATCCTGAAGGAACAGGAACGGACCTTCGGACGCGAACGTGCTTCCGGGGCACCGCTCGGCTCAACAGACGAGTTCGCTTCCGTCACCCCAGCGAAACGACAAGCTCGTGGCGAAGCTGCCTTACCGGTTGACTCGCATACCGCTGTCGCGCATGGAGACGGGAAGACAGCGATCCTACGCCGTTCCTACTCGTATCAAGACGGCATTGATGAGAAGACAGGTGCCCTCGATGCTGGACTACTCTTTTTATCGTATCAGCGTTCGCCAAAACAATTCATCGCGATTCAGCGCCGTCTTGCCGCGCAGGATCGACTGAATGAATACATCACGCACCGTGGAAGTGCCATTTTCGCCTGCTTCGGTGGGATCTCGAAAGGAGGCTACATCGGTGATGCGTTATTTGCGTAA
- a CDS encoding general stress protein, giving the protein MLETRIVRNMTAVDAEVTSLKSSGYSNKQIYIFAKDEELAERIANDTQTLPYRVTKKSFFETLLSAVRSNRNDRIEQLSELGMTKDVAENLEDEVRHGRIVIVGSKSDLLNPAFAASYVTDEATDYGAGVPKLEDEETTTTLPADQNVKLKDE; this is encoded by the coding sequence ATGCTTGAAACACGCATCGTACGAAACATGACCGCTGTCGACGCAGAAGTGACGAGCCTCAAATCAAGTGGTTATTCGAATAAACAGATCTACATCTTTGCGAAAGACGAAGAACTCGCGGAACGGATCGCGAATGACACACAGACGTTACCGTACCGCGTGACGAAGAAGTCGTTCTTCGAGACGTTATTATCAGCCGTCCGGAGTAACCGAAATGACCGGATCGAGCAGTTGTCCGAGCTTGGCATGACGAAGGATGTCGCTGAGAATCTAGAAGATGAAGTCCGACACGGTCGGATCGTCATCGTCGGTTCGAAATCCGATTTACTGAATCCAGCGTTCGCGGCGTCGTACGTGACGGATGAAGCAACCGATTATGGTGCTGGCGTCCCGAAACTCGAAGATGAGGAAACGACAACAACGTTACCAGCTGATCAAAATGTCAAATTAAAAGATGAATGA
- a CDS encoding putative quinol monooxygenase produces the protein MYGLWTTFTTQAGQRDHVIALLLEAAASLETHPSCLHYIISSSDEPNVLHVREIWTDAAAHLASLELPVTRRLITQARPLLEHVERVLEDHPLGGKGLT, from the coding sequence ATGTATGGATTATGGACGACATTTACGACTCAAGCCGGACAACGCGACCACGTCATCGCCCTGTTACTTGAAGCTGCGGCTTCTTTAGAGACTCATCCGAGTTGTCTACACTACATCATCAGTAGTTCTGACGAACCGAATGTGCTACATGTCCGTGAAATCTGGACGGATGCCGCTGCACACCTCGCGTCTTTAGAGTTACCGGTGACGCGGCGTTTGATTACGCAAGCGCGTCCGTTGCTCGAGCATGTTGAACGCGTGCTCGAAGACCACCCGCTCGGTGGCAAAGGACTCACGTAA
- a CDS encoding alpha/beta fold hydrolase: MHYIAEWNGQRFDYRDSGSGPVILLIHGTQSDYREVYHVEKLITAGYRVIVPSRPGYGRTPLQLADSPEALATFYAGWLASRQIKQYTVYGISAGGPTAIALAGMDPGVHALVLACAMTHRISLPYHRLLIQPVLQRPLQFIQWGLWTYVKDKIRKFPEEAAVRMVEKTSLLPRETIRTHISETDASLLYEVGLQNGPGRGVLFDITQDIERERLEAVTCPVLIVHSKSDRAVPFEHAEHARRSIPHAQFIESKSPGHLIWIGPSARRDERMIERFIALNQMT, translated from the coding sequence ATGCATTATATCGCAGAATGGAATGGTCAGCGCTTTGATTACCGGGATAGCGGGAGCGGTCCTGTCATTCTTTTGATTCATGGCACGCAGTCGGATTACCGAGAAGTCTACCATGTCGAGAAGTTAATCACGGCAGGATATCGTGTCATCGTACCGTCACGTCCGGGATATGGAAGAACGCCGCTTCAGCTCGCGGATAGTCCAGAGGCGCTTGCGACGTTCTACGCTGGGTGGCTTGCTTCCCGCCAGATTAAACAGTACACCGTTTACGGCATCTCTGCCGGCGGACCGACGGCAATCGCGCTTGCTGGAATGGATCCAGGCGTCCATGCCCTCGTTTTAGCGTGTGCGATGACGCACCGGATCTCGCTTCCGTATCATCGTCTTCTGATCCAACCGGTCTTACAACGTCCCCTGCAGTTCATCCAGTGGGGGCTTTGGACGTATGTGAAGGATAAGATTCGCAAGTTTCCTGAAGAAGCTGCGGTGCGGATGGTCGAGAAGACGAGTCTGTTACCACGCGAAACGATCCGTACCCACATTAGTGAGACGGATGCGTCGTTATTATATGAGGTTGGTCTTCAAAATGGTCCTGGGCGAGGTGTCTTGTTTGATATCACACAAGACATCGAACGAGAACGGCTTGAAGCCGTCACGTGTCCCGTCTTGATCGTCCATTCGAAGTCAGACCGTGCTGTTCCGTTCGAGCATGCGGAACACGCACGACGGAGTATTCCTCACGCGCAGTTCATTGAATCGAAAAGTCCCGGTCACCTGATTTGGATCGGTCCATCCGCGCGTCGGGATGAACGGATGATCGAACGGTTCATAGCTTTAAATCAGATGACTTGA
- a CDS encoding DUF3006 domain-containing protein: MRLTLADFEDDLAICETDDRETITLPKSRLPRQATIGDRLDWTGRSIRILRDETNARKKEISELMDDLFEE, from the coding sequence ATGCGATTGACCCTAGCTGATTTTGAAGACGATCTAGCGATTTGCGAGACCGACGACCGCGAGACGATCACATTACCGAAAAGTCGTTTGCCGCGCCAGGCGACGATTGGCGACCGACTCGACTGGACCGGGCGCTCGATTCGGATCTTACGCGATGAGACGAACGCACGTAAAAAAGAGATCTCCGAGTTGATGGATGATCTCTTTGAAGAATGA
- a CDS encoding flavodoxin family protein: MPIGDDYRRIVEEMLEHDDILFITPIYWYSMSTKMKLFIDRFSESLRDEELDFKSRMAGKRFHLIAVGGDNPRVKGQALVTQFEHIASFLDATLETAILAEGNAPGEVEYDQEAVAAIAAFREKMSGARV; this comes from the coding sequence TTGCCGATTGGCGATGACTATCGCCGGATCGTCGAAGAGATGCTTGAACACGATGACATCCTGTTCATCACTCCGATTTACTGGTACTCGATGTCGACGAAGATGAAATTATTCATCGACCGATTCAGCGAGTCACTGCGCGACGAAGAACTTGACTTCAAAAGCCGGATGGCGGGGAAACGATTTCACTTGATTGCGGTCGGAGGAGATAATCCACGCGTCAAAGGACAAGCGCTCGTCACGCAGTTCGAGCATATCGCATCATTCCTTGACGCGACGCTTGAGACAGCGATTCTTGCCGAAGGGAATGCACCGGGAGAGGTCGAGTACGATCAAGAAGCGGTTGCGGCAATCGCGGCGTTTCGTGAAAAAATGTCAGGAGCACGTGTTTAA
- a CDS encoding YciI family protein produces MQFLYVGYYDAERMDALSKEEIDALMSRCDALMNTFNKQVDVLSDWHPGLTTQAFYWQDGVVQKKVEPDRTHGEQIGSLIVFEARDLDHAMELASLHPTTQVAEGESYGWRAEIRPLSGTS; encoded by the coding sequence ATGCAATTCTTATATGTCGGTTATTACGATGCTGAGCGGATGGATGCTTTATCGAAGGAAGAGATCGATGCTTTGATGTCGCGTTGTGATGCGTTGATGAACACCTTCAATAAACAAGTCGATGTCCTATCAGACTGGCACCCCGGTCTTACGACACAAGCATTTTACTGGCAGGATGGGGTCGTACAGAAGAAAGTAGAGCCGGATCGAACGCATGGAGAGCAGATTGGCAGTTTGATTGTCTTTGAAGCACGTGATTTGGATCATGCGATGGAACTGGCTTCCCTTCATCCGACGACTCAAGTCGCAGAAGGGGAATCTTACGGTTGGCGCGCAGAAATCCGTCCATTATCAGGTACCTCTTGA